GGTGCTCCGCGCGGCACGTCGGGCACCAGGTCGCCCAGACGTTCAGCAGCAGCGGTTTGCCATCACTCAGCTCAGATTGGCTATAAACCTTTCCCGGTTGATCCAGCGATTCCAACCGAAATTCGGGAATCGGTTTACCGATCAGGGCCGACTCCAGCCGCATCGGATCGTCACCGTCGCTGTTGCGCACCAGTTGCCACAGCAAGGCCACGGCCAGCAGTAAAAACAGGACGAGCGGGATTAACAAAATTTTGCGACTCATGATGCTGTCTCCCGAACGGCGCGACGCAGGCGATAGCGAGGATCAAACATGCACAGGATGCCCCCTAACGCCATCAGCCCCCCGCCGTACCAAATCCAGCGGATAAACGGTTTGTAATACAGCCGCACCGCCCAGCTACCGTCATCCAGCTTTTCACCCAAGGCCGCATAGAGATCGCGCGTCACGCCTGCATCAATCGCGGCTTCCGTCATGATCGCGCCGCTGGTGTTATAGAAGCGTTTTTCCGCCTTTAACGTCGCTTCCGGTTTGCCGTTACGCGTGACCTCAATCGTCCCTTTCGCGCTTTGCCAGTTAGGCCCCACGACATCACGCACGCCTTGAAACGTAAAACGGTAATCGTGGATCGCGATGCTGTCGCCAGCCCGCATCCGCACATCCCGCTCAACGCTATAATTCTGACTGAAGGCGATCCCCACCACCGTCACCGCCAGCCCAATATGACCGCACACCATGCCCCACTGGCTCAGTGAGAGCGTGGTCAAACCGCGCAGCAGACCATGACGACGGGTGGAGTTGGTATGCAGCTCGTACACCGTTAAGAAGAACACCCACAGCGCCATCGACAGGCCAACCACCGTCATCGCAACAACGGAATCCTGTAACAGCCACGGCAGCAGCAGCGACAGTGCAGCAGTCACGGCCAGCGCAATCAGCAGCAGCTTACGCAGCTTTTGCGGTTCATCGCGCCGCCAGCGAACCAGCGGCCCCACGCCCAGCAGTAAGGCAAACGGTGCCATTAACAGGGTGAACATGGTGTTGAAGAACGGTGCGCCAATCGAGATACTGCCTAAGCCCAGCTGTTTATGCACCAGCGGCAGCAGCGTTCCCAGCAGCACTACGAGCGTCGCCGCCATCAGGATCAGATTATTGCCGAGCAGGAACGTTTCACGCGACCATAGCGAATTCGTGACCCGCGCCCGTACCCGGTTGCCTTTGATGGCGAATAACAGCAAAGAACCGCCGATAACAATGACCAGAAACGCGAGAATAAACATGCCACGCGCCGGATCAGAGGCAAAGGCGTGCACCGATACCAATACGCCGGACCGCACCAGAAACGTCCCCAGCAGGCAGAGCGAGAATGCACCGATAGCCAGCAGCACTGTCCATGCCTTGAAGCTGCCGCGCTTTTCGGTGACCGATAGCGAATGCAGCAGCGCCGTGCCCACCAGCCACGGCATCAATGACGCATTCTCCACCGGATCCCAGAACCACCAGCCGCCCCAGCCGAGCTCGTAATACGCCCAGCCCGAACCAAGTACGATACCCAACGTCAGGAATGACCACGCCGCCTGTGTCCACGGTCGGGACCAGCGGGCCCATGCGCTGTCCAATCGCTCAGCCAGTAGCGAGGCGACCGCAAACGCAAATGCCACGGAGAACCCGACATAACCCATGTAGAGCAATGGCGGGTGAAAGATTAACCCGACATCCTGCAACAGCGGATTGAGATCGCGCCCGTCAATCGGGTAGTCCGGCAACGTGCGCGTAAAGGGGTTCGACGTCAGAATGATGAACAGCAGGAAGCCGACATTAATCATCCCCATGACGGCCAGCACGCGGGCGACCGCATCCAGCGACATTCCACGGCTGAACACTGCCACGGCGAAAGTCCAGCCGCTCATCAGCAATACCCAGAGCAGTAGCGATCCTTCATGTGCGCCCCACGCTGCCGCCACGCGATACCACACCGGCAGCGCACGGTTGGAGTTGTTGGCTACGTAGAGGACGGTGAAATCATTGATCACCAGCGCATGCACCAACACGAGGAAGGAAGCCAAAATGCATGCAAACAGCGCCCAGGCAAGCGGACGTGCCAGCGCCATCAGACGCGTATCCTGACGCGACGCGCCCCACAGCGGATACACGCTGAGCAACAGCGCGACGCCAAGCGCCAGACAGAGCAGATAATTGCCTACTTCAGGCATCATAACCGTTTGCCCTCTGTGCCCGCCGCCGTTGCATGACCGTTTTGCCCTTCCATCGCCACTTTGATTTCCGGTGGCGTGTAGTTTTCGTCATGTCGGGCAAGCACTTCTTTCGCCATGATGTGATCGTCGGTGTCCAGAATGCCCTGCGCCACAACCCCTTGCCCCTCGCGGAACAAATCCGGCAGCATTCCGTTATAGGTCACCTCCACGGAGCCCTGCGCATCATAAACGGTGAAGCGAACTTCCAGACTTTGGCTGTCGCGACGCACGCTGCCCGGCATCACCATGCCGCCGACGCGCAAGCGCTGCCCGATCGCCGGTTTTTCCTGCGTTTCGTTCT
The nucleotide sequence above comes from Pectobacterium brasiliense. Encoded proteins:
- the ccmE gene encoding cytochrome c maturation protein CcmE — protein: MSAPRKTRLYAILAVVCGAVLTVALTLYALSSNIDLFYTPSEILYGKNETQEKPAIGQRLRVGGMVMPGSVRRDSQSLEVRFTVYDAQGSVEVTYNGMLPDLFREGQGVVAQGILDTDDHIMAKEVLARHDENYTPPEIKVAMEGQNGHATAAGTEGKRL
- a CDS encoding heme lyase CcmF/NrfE family subunit, which gives rise to MMPEVGNYLLCLALGVALLLSVYPLWGASRQDTRLMALARPLAWALFACILASFLVLVHALVINDFTVLYVANNSNRALPVWYRVAAAWGAHEGSLLLWVLLMSGWTFAVAVFSRGMSLDAVARVLAVMGMINVGFLLFIILTSNPFTRTLPDYPIDGRDLNPLLQDVGLIFHPPLLYMGYVGFSVAFAFAVASLLAERLDSAWARWSRPWTQAAWSFLTLGIVLGSGWAYYELGWGGWWFWDPVENASLMPWLVGTALLHSLSVTEKRGSFKAWTVLLAIGAFSLCLLGTFLVRSGVLVSVHAFASDPARGMFILAFLVIVIGGSLLLFAIKGNRVRARVTNSLWSRETFLLGNNLILMAATLVVLLGTLLPLVHKQLGLGSISIGAPFFNTMFTLLMAPFALLLGVGPLVRWRRDEPQKLRKLLLIALAVTAALSLLLPWLLQDSVVAMTVVGLSMALWVFFLTVYELHTNSTRRHGLLRGLTTLSLSQWGMVCGHIGLAVTVVGIAFSQNYSVERDVRMRAGDSIAIHDYRFTFQGVRDVVGPNWQSAKGTIEVTRNGKPEATLKAEKRFYNTSGAIMTEAAIDAGVTRDLYAALGEKLDDGSWAVRLYYKPFIRWIWYGGGLMALGGILCMFDPRYRLRRAVRETAS